In Chryseobacterium salivictor, the DNA window CCTTTCCTGTCGTATTAGGAATCTGATCCTGTAGGATTTCGCCAGTTTCAAGATTTTTGAAATTAATAGTATAAATTCTTCGACCCATATTGTCAGAAGAATAACTCATTAATTGATTGTCCGGTGAAACTGCTACACTGCCCACTTCGAAAAACTTCTGACCTTCTGCTAGAATATTCACATCCAGCAATAATTCTTCTTTATTTTCTAAAGTCTGAAATTTTCTGGTAAATAAAGGATGTTCTTTGCCTTTCTCATACCGAACGATATACCAGTATTCATTAAAAAAATAAGGAAGCGATTCATCATCTTTTTTATACCGGGCTTTCATTTCATCAAAAAGCTGCTGCTGAAAATCTTCGGTGTCTTTCATTACCGCATCGGCATATGCATTCTCTTCTTCCAGATAGTGCATCACTTCTGGATTCTCCCTTTCGTTCAGCCAAAAATAAGAATCGTCTCTCCGGTCATTATGGATTTCCAGAGTTTTCGGTATTTTTTTAGCTTTTGGAGGAAGCCTGCTTTCGGAGATTTGTTCTTTATTGATAGAATCAGGATTGCTCATCTAAAGTTTTCATTAAAATATAAAAAACCGACTTAATCTTAGAAAAAGGCGGTTTTTTGATTATGTTATTTAAATCCGAAGAAATTATTTCTCCAAATTTCTGATATATTTTTCAATTGCCATGGTCATTGATGGCGTTTCTTTGCTGGGTGCCATTACATCAACTCTTAATCCTGCATCTTTTGCTGCCTGCTCTGTCGTTGCACCGAAAACAGCAATTTTTGTCTGATCTTGTTTAAAATCTTTAAAGTTTTCTCCTAAAGATTTGATTCCCTGGCGGCTGAAGAAGACCAACATGTCGTAATCGGCAATATTAGTTTCACTCAGATCACTGCTTACTGTTTTGTACATGGTGGCTTTGGTCCAGTCAATTCCGGAAGATTCCAAAACTTTCTGAATGTCGGGGCTAAGGATATCTGAAGCCGGCAATAGATATTTCTCAGACGGGAATTTCTTGAAAAGCGGAAGCAGGTCGGCAAAAGTCCGCTCACCAAACGCAATTTTTCTTTTTCTATAAACAATATGCTTTTGCAAATAGTTGGCAATGGCCTCTGACTGGCAAATATACCGCATAGAATCAGGCACCGCAAAGCGCATTTCTTCGGCAAGACGGAAATAGTGGTCGATCGCATTTTTACTGGTAAAAATTATACCGGTATATTGCGACAGATCAATTTTCTGCGTTCTGAGTTCTTTCGCATCTACTCCTTCCACATGAATAAAAGGCTTGAAATCTATTCTGATTTTTTCCTTTCGGGCAATTTCCAGATATGGAGAAGATTCATTTGGTGCGGGCTGTGAAACCAATATAGATTTAATTTTCATCATTAAAATTTCTTAAAGATATAATACTTTCCATAGAACCAAAATAGGCGCGAATTGGAGGGTGCAAATATACAAAAATTTATAATACCACTTTTCCGGTAACAGATGACCGGGAGAGAGCAGATAAAAGAAAATTTTAAATATAAAAACACCGATAAAACCTATAAAATAATAATCAAACAACTGTAAATCACTTACTTCATAAAAATACTGATAAACACACAAAGCCATTAACACAAATGAAAGCATAAAATAAAACTTCGAGGCAGTGAACTGAAAAAGCGCCCATCTTTTCATACTTCCGGTACCTGCATAAAAAACATAGGACAAGGTACTTTTAAGACCATAAAATGCAGAGAGTGAAAAAAGAGTGAAGCCAAACTTGTTCAGCTCATATCCAAAGAAATGAATATCACTGATTTTTTTCGGAACAATGGGAACCGACCTCGAAATCAGCGCAGCAAACAAAAGCGTAAAAACCACTCCAATAATCAGCCAGCTCAAAAAATTATTAGAAGAATCCTCGAATTTCTGCATCAAAAAGACCCTCACCGAAGAATCACGGTGAAGATACAAAAGCATGAAAACATAAAGCAATATACAACCGACGATGATAAATACCACCCAATCGTTTTGCTGCACAATTCTTACCAAAAGTAATTTTTTGCAAAATTAAGAATATTAAAGGAGATGTTCAGAAAAATTAAGCCTATTTAATTTGGAATTAATCTTGATGCTCTAAATCAGCCTTTAATAATAACGGCGGAAAAGTTTATCTTTGCACCTTAAAATTTAAGATGAAAAAACTCGTCATCATTCCAACTTATAATGAGAAGGAAAATATTGAAAATATAATTTCTACAGTTTTTGCGCTGAAGGAGGATTTTCATGTCTTGATTGTAGATGATTCATCACCCGACGGAACAGCAGATATTGTAAAAAAACTGCAGAGCACCTATCCCGACCAACTCCATTTAATCATAAGAAAAATAAAAGATGGTCTGGGAAAAGCTTATATCCATGGATTCAAATGGGCTTTGCAAAACAACTACGATTACATTTTCGAAATGGATGCCGATTTCTCGCATAATCCAGCTGATTTAAAAAAACTGTTTGAAGCCTGCAAAAATGCGGACATGAGCATCGGCTCCAGATATTCAAAGGGAGTAAATGTCGTCAACTGGCCGATGGGAAGAGTACTGCTCTCCTATTTTGCTTCAAAATATGTTCGGATGATTTTGGGAATTCCCATTCATGACACCACCGCTGGATTCGTTTGTTTCTCACGAAAAGTCTTGGAAGAAATAGGTCTGGATAAAATCAAATTAAAAGGCTATGGCTTTCAGATTGAAATGAAATTCCGTGCGGTTAAAAAAGGATTTAAAGTCGCAGAAGTCCCTATCATATTCACCAACAGAGAATTGGGCGTAAGCAAGATGAATGGCGGAATTATTCATGAAGCCGTTTTCGGTGTTTTAAATTTAAAGTGGAAATCGATGATCGGTAAATTATGAGAAAAGGAATAGTGGTGATTTTTTCATTTTTAATGTTGGCTTGTTCAGAACTCATCGACAAACCGAAAAACCTTGTACCCAAAGACACCATGGCCGAATTGCTGGCCGAATTTGCAATGAATGAGCAATTGACTGTGGTTGTAGAAAATGTTAATTTAGATAACGCAACCCGGTATGCGCTTCAACAAAAGAAAATCAAAGGAAACGATTTTGTTGAAAGCTATAAATACTACACCGCCACCGGAGAAATAGAAAAAATAGTAGACAACGCTCAGGATATCGTTTTAAACAAAGATCCTGCCGCGAAAATCTATATCGAAAAGAAATTAAAAGAAAATAAAAACTTACCTGCATTTGCAAGATAATATGAAGTCCCCATTTTTCGAAATCAACAATACCACGACCGGTAAAGCAAGAGCCGGCACCATCATTACAGACCACGGCACGATAGAAACACCGATTTTCATGCCGGTAGGAACAGTCGCCTCTGTAAAAACCGTTCACCAGCGGGAACTAAAAGATGACATCAAAGCGCAGATTATTTTAGGAAATACCTATCACCTCAATCTTCGCCCGAAAATGGACATCATGCAGCAGGCAGGCGGTTTGCATAAATTCATGAACTGGGAATTGCCCATCCTCACCGATTCTGGCGGCTATCAGGTATTTTCTTTATCAAAATCAAGAAAATTAAATGAGGCCGGTGTGAAATTTAAATCCCATATCGATGGAAGCGCTCATTTTATCTCGCCCGAAATTTCAATGGAAATCCAGCGACAGATCGGCGCAGATATTTTCATGGCTTTTGATGAATGCACGCCTTATCCCTGCGAATATAATTTAGCGAAAAAGTCAATGGAAATGACGCACCGCTGGCTAAAAAGATGTATCAAATGGACGGATGAAAATCCTGAAATTTATGGACACAAACAACACCTTTTTCCAATCGTACAAGGCTCCACTTACGCTGATTTAAGAAAAAAATCCGCAGAATTTATTTCGGAACAAAACGCTGTAGGAAACGCAATTGGCGGACTTTCTGTAGGAGAACCCGAAGAAGAAATGTACCGAATCACCGACATTGTCACCGATATTTTGCCGGTAGAAAAACCGAGATATTTAATGGGCGTCGGAACACCGTGGAATATTTTAGAATCAATTGGTTTGGGAATCGACATGATGGATTGCGTAATGCCTACCAGAAACGCCCGAAACGCAATGTTATTCACCTGGCAAGGCGTGATGAACATGAAAAACAAAAAGTGGGAAAGTGATTTTTCACCTTTAGACGAATTCGGAACAAGCTATGTAGATTCACACTATTCGAAAGCGTATGTCCGTCATTTATTTGTGGCAAAAGAATATTTGGGAAAACAAATTGCATCGATTCATAATCTGGCTTTTTATTTAGATCTGGTTCGCGTTGCGCGCCAGCACATCATCGCCGGAGACTTCTATGAATGGAAAACTTCAATCGATCCTATCCTCAGACAAAGACTTTAAAAAAAATACGCACCGGATTTATGAAAATAATCGACCTTTATATCATCAAGAAATACCTCGGCACTTTTGGGTTCATGTTGGGGTTATTGACGATTATTATTTTGGTCATCGACGTTCAGGCAAAAGCACCAAGAATTGAGTCAAACGGATTTACCGTAACTGAATTCCTGATTGACTTTTACCCTTATTGGATTGTCAATCTCATCATTACATTCATGTCGATCCTGGTTTTTATTTCCGTTATTTTCTTTACTTCTAAGATTGCCAATAATACAGAAATCGTTGCCATCATCAGTTCGGGAGCGAGTTTTCACCGGTTTGCCCGACCTTATTTTATAACCTCAGGTGTTATTGCGGTTGCCGCTTTGCTGATCAATCATTTTATATTACCACTAGCCAACATTAAAAAGAATGAATTAGAACCTTATACTTACAGCGCGAAAAACCGAGAAGAATTCACAGGAAATGCTGAAGTTGCCACCCAACTTTCGAAGACAGAATATATTTTTATTAAAAGTTACAATAAAAAAGAGAAACGCGGTTCTGGCTTTTTCTACCAGAAATTCGATAAAAACAGAAAGTTAATTTATCAGCTGAATGCGGCAGATTTCTATTGGGAAAAAGATAAAAAGCAATTCTTAATGAGCAATTATCTTGAAAAAACTTTCCTTAAAAACGACACCGAAAAATTAGCCCAGGGAAACTCAATGACCAAAAATTTCGGGCAGACACCGGAAGAACTTTTCCCTGATGTTTTATTAGGCCAAAACAAAACAACGCCGGAACTAATCAAATTCATCAATCGGGAAAAAGAAAAAGGAAATGCGAATCTGAATAATTATCTGAATGAACTGTACCAGCGCACCTCGATGCCATTTTCGGTCATTATTCTCACCGTTTTGGGATTGGCACTTGCCTCCCAGAAAAAACGCGGAGGACTGGGAATGAATCTCGCCATAGGAATTGCCCTGGCTTTTGTGTTTGTATTTTCATTTGAAGTACTGAAAGTGGTTTCAGCCAATAAAACACTGTCACCATTGGTTGCGATGTGGCTGCCCAATTTGATCTTCGGACCGCTGGCTTTATATCTTTATTTCAAAAGAGCCAATCAGTAAAGAAGCGCAATTTCTTTATGAAAGAATTTCTGCAATCCATCATGTTCTAACTCCACCCAAAGAAACCCCTCTTTATCGACCGTTCGAATAATGCCATTTTGTCTTGATTGACCCATTTCAAAAACAGAGATCAAATCCTTTCGGAATAACCTGTCATTCAGTTTTTCAAGCACCGATTCCTCAGAAACTTCCTTTGTCAAATTTTCAACCAAATACTCATGAAGTGCTTCCGTTAAAATTTCAAGATTGAATCGAATTCCCGTTTGAGTAAGGAGTGATCCTGCTTTCGGAAGATGTTTAAAGTTTTCTTCCAAAACATTCAGCCCAAATCCGATCAGAAAATAGGGTTTCCCTTTCATCATTTTCTTTTCAATTAAAATACCGGAAACCTTTTTGTTTTTAATGATAATATCATTTGGCCATTTAATTTCAACGGCATGTTTTGTCAGAATGGCAAGAAAATCAGCCAATACTTCAGCGGTATGAAAATTGAATAAATGATTGGGTAATTTAATGAGTTCATCGGGAACTGCAACAGAATAAGCAAGACTTAAATTGTGGCCGGATTCCCAGGAATTACCATACTGCCCTTTGCCTTTGGTTTGATTAAAAGTGTAAACGGCTTGTATATCAAGAGTGTCATAAGAAATAAATTTCTCAATTTCATCGTGGGTGGAAGAACATTCTTTAAGGTACAACAAGCACATCATTTATGAAAACTTTAAGAGTTAGATTTGGTAAATTTGAGACTATTTAAATAAAAAAACAATAAATTTGCAGATTATACAAAATTTTTAATGAACAAAATCACAGAAAAGCAGCTACTAATCGACAAAATTGTAGAAGCAATACAAGATACAAAAGGGGAAGACATTATGATCTTCGACTTATCAAACATCGAAAATTCGGTAGCACAAACATTCGTCATCTGCACCGGAAACTCTAATACCCAAGTTTCAGCTATTTCAGGAAATATCCAAAAAAAGGTTCGGAATGACTTGCAGGATCGCCCTTGGCATGTAGAAGGAAGTGAAAACTCACTGTGGGTTTTACTGGATTATGTCTCCGTCGTGGTGCATGTATTCCAGCGGGAAACCAGAGAATACTATGATATAGAGGAACTCTGGGGAGATGCAAAAATAACCAAAATCGAAAATTAATTACTGATAGTTGACGAAAACAATTTTTCGCCAAAACTTTTATAAAAAGATATGAACAACAATAAAGGATTTAACTGGTTTTTCCCAATCGCGATTATAGCCATTTTACTCTTTTTCTTTTCGAATATGAATGGGGATTCCTCAGCAAATTCATTAGACGAAGAAGGGTTCTATACCTTAATGACAGAGGGGAAAGTTCAGAATGTACTCATTTATAAAGATACCGAAAAGGCTGATGTTTTTCTTACACCAGCAGCTAAAAAAGCATTAGATTCGAAGCAGGTTGCAAAAGAAAGAAGTCCTTTTTCGGCATTTGACTTTTCTCCAAAACCAGACTATACAATCAGTTTCGGAGATTTACAGCTTTTCCTGGAGAAATTTGATAAAATCAAACAGGATAACCCCGCGATAGTTACTAAAAAAGACTACGGCATTGGCAAAAATCCGATGACCGAGTTACTGTTTACTGCAATATTCTGGATCGCAATCATGGCGCTTTTCTATTTTGTGATTTTCCGCAAAATGATGGGCGGCGGTGGCGGCGGTGGCGGTGGCCAAATTTTCTCCATCGGAAAATCCAAAGCTAAACTTTTCGACGAAAAAGATAAAGTGCAGGTTTCCTTTAAAGATGTCGCAGGCTTAGAAGGCGCGAAAGAAGAAGTTCAGGAAGTGGTAGACTTCTTGAAAAACTCTGAAAAATACACCAAATTAGGTGGAAAGATTCCAAAAGGAGTATTGTTAGTCGGTCCTCCGGGAACAGGTAAAACCCTTTTAGCAAAAGCTGTTGCAGGGGAAGCGAAAGTTCCCTTCTTCTCCCTTTCAGGTTCTGATTTTGTGGAGATGTTTGTAGGAGTTGGAGCGTCCAGAGTAAGAGATTTATTTGCTCAGGCAAAAGCGAAATCACCGGCAATTATTTTTATTGATGAGATTGATGCCATTGGTAGAGCCAGAGGAAAAGGAAACATGACTGGTGGAAATGATGAAAGAGAAAACACATTAAACCAATTGCTTACCGAAATGGACGGTTTTGGAACCGACACCAACGTAATCATCATGGCGGCAACCAACAGAGCCGATATTCTGGATAAAGCATTGATGAGAGCAGGTCGTTTTGACCGTTCGATTTATGTGGACCTACCGGAATTACACGAAAGAAGAGAAATCTTCGATGTGCATTTGGCGAAAATAAAATTGGAACCCAATATCGACAGAGAGTTTTTAGCAAAACAAACTCCCGGATTTAGTGGTGCCGATATCGCAAACCTTTGTAATGAAGCCGCACTAATTGCAGCAAGAAATTCACACGAAGCCGTTACAAAGCAAGATTTCTTAGACGCTGTTGACAGAATCATCGGTGGACTGGAAAAGAAAAACAAAGCGATTAAGCCATCTGAAAAAAGAAGGGTCGCTTATCATGAAGCAGGACACGCAACAATTTCCTGGCTGGTAGAACACGCAGCACCATTACTGAAAGTCACCATCGTACCGAGAGGCCGTTCATTAGGCGCAGCCTGGTACCTGCCGGATGAAAGGCAATTGACGACCACTGAACAAATGAACGATGAACTGTGCGCTACATTGGGTGGTAGAGCTGCAGAGCAGACCATCTTCGGAAATATTTCTACAGGCGCGCTTTCTGATTTGGAAAGAGTAACCAAGCAGGCACAGGCAATGGTAACCATTTATGGTCTGAATGAGAAAGTCGGAAATATCTCCTACTATGACAGCACCGGCCAATCTGAATACAGTTTCGGAAAACCTTACTCAGAGCAGACTGCCAAAATGATTGATGAAGAAATTTCTAAAATCATTGAGACCCAGTACCAAAGAGCATTGCAAATTTTAAGAGATAATAAAGATAAGCTGGATGCGCTTGCCACAAAACTTCTCGAGAAAGAAGTAATCTTCCGCGAAGACTTAGAAGAGGTATTCGGCGACAGAGCATGGGATCCGGAATTAACTGAACATCCTGTTTCCAATAGCCACAAGGCGAAAACTCCAGTGGAGGAAGCAGAGGTTATCGCACCGGAATCCAATACGCAACTTTAATAAAATTAAATCCTGATTATTTAAATTCATATAAATAATCAGGATTTTTGTATTTAATTGATTAAGTAAACAAATATTTTCTATTTTTGTAGAACAATCGCATAATTAAGAGGAATTGAGTCTATTTAAAAAATTGGTCGGAAAAATACTGAATCAACCTGAAGAGGATGACGAGCAGGATTTGATTAAACTTGGAGATCAGTTGAAAAACGCTGACCTCGACTATAAGTTTGCTCAATTATTTACCCATTCCGGAGGTTTTTTCAACTATTGTGCAGACGAAGCAGAAGCGCTGCAGACTTTGAACCACATTCTCAAAATAGAAAGCGTAAAATCTGTTTTCTGCTGGGACAATGATTTAAAAAATTTCCTTGATGTAATTAATGTCCCTTATACTACCGAACTCGAATTGTTTAATGACTGCGCTTTTATCACTTGCGAATATTTAATCGCTTATGATGGCCGGATCATGCTTTCGCACAATAACATTCTGCATTATCACTCGTCACGGTTACCGGAAAAAGTAATCATCATGGCAAACGTGTCCCAAATTGTGACGAACCTGAATGACGCGATGAGCAAAATCAAACGCAACGGAAATATTAGAAACCTTACTTCAATCAGTGGAAGTAATTCTAAATTAGACACTCCGAACAAAGACAATACAAAACTTTTCTTACTTTTGCTCGAAGATTAAGCTCTTCGGATAAAGGATCTTTTACAATGCATATTTTCATCAATATTTAATCATATCAATTTTGGATAAAAATTTAGTGCTGCGACTTTTCGGTGGTCTTCTATACGGTTTGGTCGTTGTTCTCTGTACTACCTCATTGGGGGCAGAATTCATTAATGGTTTCTCGCCGGGTCTTGTTCAGCAACAAAATCTTTATTACGGCTTAATCACTTTTTTCCTTTTCATGGGCGCATGGGAATGCGTGAGGATGATGAAGTTCGATCCGAAAGGCTGGGAAAAATGGGTGGTTTTCCCGTTGATTCTTTTTGTGTTTTATCAGTTATTTTCCAAAAGGTATTTCAATCACGGTTTTTATTTCAATTTTAATTTATCCGAAATTTTGGCCATTGTACTGATAATCATTGCGGTAGTAACCTTGTTTCGTTTTCCTAAAGAACTTTATTATGACAGCGGGAAACTTATTTTTACCGTTATCTACACTGCACTTCCGTTCGGATTTGCGCTAGGTTTACCCAAGTTTTCTACCATAGAACACACCTTTACTTTAGAAGTGTTTTTCCTGTTCGTTTTAATTTGGAGCAGTGATTCATTTGCCTATTTCACAGGAAAATTTTTGGGAAAACATAAAATGGCTCCGAAAATTTCACCTAAAAAAACCTGGGAAGGATTCGCTGGCGGCGTTTTCTTCACCATCATTCTTGGCTATTTTATCGAATTAAACTACCCTGATTTAAGAGGGAATTATATCATCGTTGGATTTTTAGTTTCCGTTTTTGGTCCTTTAGGCGATTTGGTCGAAAGCCAGTTAAAGCGAACTTTCGGCGTTAAAGATTCCGGAAATGTCATTCCGGGACACGGCGGTATTTTAGATCGGTTAGACAGTTTTATTATCTGCGTACCTGTCGTATATTTGTACTTTATTTTAGAAAAATTAATATAACATGAAACTACACAAAGAATCCAAAGGAACCATAATCGTAGCGAGTCTACTTTTTGCAGTCATTGGTTTACTGTCAATTTATTTCTTAGAGATGTGGAGTTTGGCCATCATCATTCCTTTACTGATTATTTATGGATTGATCTTCTGGTTTTTCCGCGTTCCCCATCGGGATATCCTGAATCACAAAGAAAACGTAATCGCTCCGGTGGACGGGAAAGTTGTGATGATCAAGGAAGTGGATGAAGATGAATTCATCCAAGGAAAAGCCATCCAGATCTCGATTTTTATGTCACCTTTGAATGTTCATATTTGCCGCTACCCCGTTTCTGGTGAGGTTATTTATAAGAAATACCATCCCGGAAAATACTTAGTCGCCTGGCATGAAAAATCCTCCACAGAAAACGAGAGAACAACCATAGCTATAAAAAGTTTAACCAATCATACAGTGGTTTTCCGCCAGATTGCAGGTTATGTGGCAAGGCGCATTGTATTTTATTGTAATGAAGGGGATCAGGCAAAAGCCGGTCACGAATTCGGTTTTATCAAATTCGGTTCCCGCATGGATATCTTCTTACCGATCGATACAGAAATCACCTGCAAAATCGGCGACAAAACAAAAGGGGGAATTGATGTTATCGCCAAAATGAAAGAATAATTTCTGAGAAAATATACAACCTACCATCCCGGAATTTTTAATTCCGGGATTTTTTTTATACTTTTAAAGTCAATCATAAATTTTTTCTGAATGAAATCCCTTATATTATTTTTGTTTACGTTCACTTTAATGCTGACTTCCTGTAAT includes these proteins:
- a CDS encoding LptF/LptG family permease, translating into MKIIDLYIIKKYLGTFGFMLGLLTIIILVIDVQAKAPRIESNGFTVTEFLIDFYPYWIVNLIITFMSILVFISVIFFTSKIANNTEIVAIISSGASFHRFARPYFITSGVIAVAALLINHFILPLANIKKNELEPYTYSAKNREEFTGNAEVATQLSKTEYIFIKSYNKKEKRGSGFFYQKFDKNRKLIYQLNAADFYWEKDKKQFLMSNYLEKTFLKNDTEKLAQGNSMTKNFGQTPEELFPDVLLGQNKTTPELIKFINREKEKGNANLNNYLNELYQRTSMPFSVIILTVLGLALASQKKRGGLGMNLAIGIALAFVFVFSFEVLKVVSANKTLSPLVAMWLPNLIFGPLALYLYFKRANQ
- a CDS encoding LUD domain-containing protein: MSLFKKLVGKILNQPEEDDEQDLIKLGDQLKNADLDYKFAQLFTHSGGFFNYCADEAEALQTLNHILKIESVKSVFCWDNDLKNFLDVINVPYTTELELFNDCAFITCEYLIAYDGRIMLSHNNILHYHSSRLPEKVIIMANVSQIVTNLNDAMSKIKRNGNIRNLTSISGSNSKLDTPNKDNTKLFLLLLED
- the tgt gene encoding tRNA guanosine(34) transglycosylase Tgt → MKSPFFEINNTTTGKARAGTIITDHGTIETPIFMPVGTVASVKTVHQRELKDDIKAQIILGNTYHLNLRPKMDIMQQAGGLHKFMNWELPILTDSGGYQVFSLSKSRKLNEAGVKFKSHIDGSAHFISPEISMEIQRQIGADIFMAFDECTPYPCEYNLAKKSMEMTHRWLKRCIKWTDENPEIYGHKQHLFPIVQGSTYADLRKKSAEFISEQNAVGNAIGGLSVGEPEEEMYRITDIVTDILPVEKPRYLMGVGTPWNILESIGLGIDMMDCVMPTRNARNAMLFTWQGVMNMKNKKWESDFSPLDEFGTSYVDSHYSKAYVRHLFVAKEYLGKQIASIHNLAFYLDLVRVARQHIIAGDFYEWKTSIDPILRQRL
- a CDS encoding phosphatidate cytidylyltransferase encodes the protein MDKNLVLRLFGGLLYGLVVVLCTTSLGAEFINGFSPGLVQQQNLYYGLITFFLFMGAWECVRMMKFDPKGWEKWVVFPLILFVFYQLFSKRYFNHGFYFNFNLSEILAIVLIIIAVVTLFRFPKELYYDSGKLIFTVIYTALPFGFALGLPKFSTIEHTFTLEVFFLFVLIWSSDSFAYFTGKFLGKHKMAPKISPKKTWEGFAGGVFFTIILGYFIELNYPDLRGNYIIVGFLVSVFGPLGDLVESQLKRTFGVKDSGNVIPGHGGILDRLDSFIICVPVVYLYFILEKLI
- a CDS encoding DUF4296 domain-containing protein; the protein is MRKGIVVIFSFLMLACSELIDKPKNLVPKDTMAELLAEFAMNEQLTVVVENVNLDNATRYALQQKKIKGNDFVESYKYYTATGEIEKIVDNAQDIVLNKDPAAKIYIEKKLKENKNLPAFAR
- the rsfS gene encoding ribosome silencing factor, which gives rise to MNKITEKQLLIDKIVEAIQDTKGEDIMIFDLSNIENSVAQTFVICTGNSNTQVSAISGNIQKKVRNDLQDRPWHVEGSENSLWVLLDYVSVVVHVFQRETREYYDIEELWGDAKITKIEN
- the ftsH gene encoding ATP-dependent zinc metalloprotease FtsH, encoding MNNNKGFNWFFPIAIIAILLFFFSNMNGDSSANSLDEEGFYTLMTEGKVQNVLIYKDTEKADVFLTPAAKKALDSKQVAKERSPFSAFDFSPKPDYTISFGDLQLFLEKFDKIKQDNPAIVTKKDYGIGKNPMTELLFTAIFWIAIMALFYFVIFRKMMGGGGGGGGGQIFSIGKSKAKLFDEKDKVQVSFKDVAGLEGAKEEVQEVVDFLKNSEKYTKLGGKIPKGVLLVGPPGTGKTLLAKAVAGEAKVPFFSLSGSDFVEMFVGVGASRVRDLFAQAKAKSPAIIFIDEIDAIGRARGKGNMTGGNDERENTLNQLLTEMDGFGTDTNVIIMAATNRADILDKALMRAGRFDRSIYVDLPELHERREIFDVHLAKIKLEPNIDREFLAKQTPGFSGADIANLCNEAALIAARNSHEAVTKQDFLDAVDRIIGGLEKKNKAIKPSEKRRVAYHEAGHATISWLVEHAAPLLKVTIVPRGRSLGAAWYLPDERQLTTTEQMNDELCATLGGRAAEQTIFGNISTGALSDLERVTKQAQAMVTIYGLNEKVGNISYYDSTGQSEYSFGKPYSEQTAKMIDEEISKIIETQYQRALQILRDNKDKLDALATKLLEKEVIFREDLEEVFGDRAWDPELTEHPVSNSHKAKTPVEEAEVIAPESNTQL
- a CDS encoding DUF4271 domain-containing protein yields the protein MVRIVQQNDWVVFIIVGCILLYVFMLLYLHRDSSVRVFLMQKFEDSSNNFLSWLIIGVVFTLLFAALISRSVPIVPKKISDIHFFGYELNKFGFTLFSLSAFYGLKSTLSYVFYAGTGSMKRWALFQFTASKFYFMLSFVLMALCVYQYFYEVSDLQLFDYYFIGFIGVFIFKIFFYLLSPGHLLPEKWYYKFLYICTLQFAPILVLWKVLYL
- a CDS encoding phosphatidylserine decarboxylase family protein; translation: MKLHKESKGTIIVASLLFAVIGLLSIYFLEMWSLAIIIPLLIIYGLIFWFFRVPHRDILNHKENVIAPVDGKVVMIKEVDEDEFIQGKAIQISIFMSPLNVHICRYPVSGEVIYKKYHPGKYLVAWHEKSSTENERTTIAIKSLTNHTVVFRQIAGYVARRIVFYCNEGDQAKAGHEFGFIKFGSRMDIFLPIDTEITCKIGDKTKGGIDVIAKMKE
- a CDS encoding biotin--[acetyl-CoA-carboxylase] ligase, translating into MMCLLYLKECSSTHDEIEKFISYDTLDIQAVYTFNQTKGKGQYGNSWESGHNLSLAYSVAVPDELIKLPNHLFNFHTAEVLADFLAILTKHAVEIKWPNDIIIKNKKVSGILIEKKMMKGKPYFLIGFGLNVLEENFKHLPKAGSLLTQTGIRFNLEILTEALHEYLVENLTKEVSEESVLEKLNDRLFRKDLISVFEMGQSRQNGIIRTVDKEGFLWVELEHDGLQKFFHKEIALLY
- a CDS encoding uroporphyrinogen-III synthase, with amino-acid sequence MKIKSILVSQPAPNESSPYLEIARKEKIRIDFKPFIHVEGVDAKELRTQKIDLSQYTGIIFTSKNAIDHYFRLAEEMRFAVPDSMRYICQSEAIANYLQKHIVYRKRKIAFGERTFADLLPLFKKFPSEKYLLPASDILSPDIQKVLESSGIDWTKATMYKTVSSDLSETNIADYDMLVFFSRQGIKSLGENFKDFKQDQTKIAVFGATTEQAAKDAGLRVDVMAPSKETPSMTMAIEKYIRNLEK
- a CDS encoding polyprenol monophosphomannose synthase translates to MKKLVIIPTYNEKENIENIISTVFALKEDFHVLIVDDSSPDGTADIVKKLQSTYPDQLHLIIRKIKDGLGKAYIHGFKWALQNNYDYIFEMDADFSHNPADLKKLFEACKNADMSIGSRYSKGVNVVNWPMGRVLLSYFASKYVRMILGIPIHDTTAGFVCFSRKVLEEIGLDKIKLKGYGFQIEMKFRAVKKGFKVAEVPIIFTNRELGVSKMNGGIIHEAVFGVLNLKWKSMIGKL